The following are encoded in a window of Arthrobacter sp. OAP107 genomic DNA:
- the glyA gene encoding serine hydroxymethyltransferase — MTTSPTSVSTSSVSNQPLAELDPEIAAVLDQELGRQRGTLEMIASENFAPRAVMEAQGSVLTNKYAEGYPGRRYYGGCEYVDVAEQLAIDRVKDLFGAEYANVQPHSGAQANAAALHAMITPGDKILGLSLAHGGHLTHGMKLNFSGKLYQVAAYQVEEDNFRIDMDKLREQAIAEKPQVIIAGWSAYPRHLDFAAFRSIADEVGALLWTDMAHFAGLVAAGLHPSPVPHSDVVTSTVHKTLSGPRSGVILAKQEWAKKLNSAVFPGQQGGPLMHVIAAKAVAFKIAGTAEFKERQERVLEGAKIIADRLNQSDVAEAGVSVLTGGTDVHLVLVDLRNSQLDGQQAEDLLHSVGITVNRNAVPFDPRPPMVTSGLRIGTPALATRGFGATEFTEVAEIIATALKSGSATDIDALQARVDKLAADFPLYPQHEQW; from the coding sequence GTGACTACTTCACCGACTTCCGTTAGCACCTCCTCCGTCAGCAACCAGCCGCTGGCTGAACTCGATCCCGAGATCGCCGCAGTACTGGACCAGGAACTCGGCCGCCAGCGCGGCACCCTGGAAATGATCGCCTCCGAAAACTTCGCGCCCCGCGCGGTTATGGAAGCCCAGGGCTCCGTTCTGACCAACAAGTACGCCGAGGGCTACCCGGGCCGCCGCTACTACGGCGGCTGCGAGTACGTGGACGTCGCCGAGCAGCTGGCGATCGACCGGGTCAAGGACCTCTTCGGCGCCGAATACGCAAACGTCCAGCCGCACTCGGGCGCACAGGCCAACGCTGCCGCGCTGCACGCCATGATCACCCCTGGCGACAAGATCCTGGGCCTCTCCCTGGCCCACGGCGGCCACCTCACCCACGGCATGAAGCTGAACTTCTCCGGCAAGCTCTACCAAGTTGCCGCCTACCAGGTCGAGGAAGACAACTTCCGCATCGACATGGACAAGCTGCGCGAGCAGGCCATCGCCGAAAAGCCCCAGGTCATCATCGCCGGCTGGTCCGCATACCCGCGCCACCTCGACTTCGCAGCCTTCCGCTCCATCGCCGATGAGGTCGGCGCACTGCTCTGGACCGACATGGCGCACTTCGCCGGCCTGGTGGCCGCCGGACTGCACCCGAGCCCGGTGCCGCACTCCGACGTCGTCACCTCCACCGTGCACAAGACGCTGTCCGGCCCCCGCTCCGGCGTCATCCTGGCCAAGCAGGAGTGGGCCAAGAAACTCAACTCTGCCGTCTTCCCGGGCCAGCAGGGCGGACCCCTCATGCACGTGATCGCCGCCAAGGCCGTGGCCTTCAAGATCGCCGGCACTGCCGAATTCAAGGAGCGCCAGGAGCGCGTCCTGGAAGGCGCCAAGATCATCGCCGACCGCCTCAACCAGTCCGATGTTGCCGAAGCCGGCGTCTCCGTCCTCACCGGCGGCACCGACGTCCACCTGGTGCTGGTGGACCTGCGCAACTCGCAGCTGGACGGCCAGCAGGCCGAGGACCTCCTGCACTCCGTGGGCATCACCGTCAACCGCAACGCCGTGCCGTTCGACCCGCGCCCCCCGATGGTCACCTCCGGCCTGCGCATCGGCACTCCGGCCCTGGCCACCCGCGGCTTCGGTGCCACCGAATTCACCGAGGTTGCCGAGATCATCGCCACCGCGCTGAAGTCCGGCTCCGCCACCGACATTGATGCCCTGCAGGCCCGCGTGGACAAGCTCGCAGCCGATTTCCCGCTGTACCCGCAGCACGAGCAGTGGTGA
- a CDS encoding histidine kinase — protein MQRRFRGPPTAAIVLSVGIFEVVGTVFASARQPDHRPLDALAFVLLLAGPAALSLRRRAPLVMLPAAAASVGAYLTLGYAWGPVFLALALAFVLSAAAGKRWQTWAVAGACAALLVAGAAADGDEFALIRAFAGTSWLAILVLMGEGIRLRTERVAERRRQREAREQAARDEYRLALARDIHDVVAHSLSLINVRASVALHLGEKDPDQFRPALEAIKAASKDSLLEIRQLLGVLREDAPLSPAPPPRLDRIPGLADDARRAGLEVSLAQPEATAAQQLPDAVQEAAYRIVQEALTNVVRHSGARKAAVVLALEGTTPTGNPGTQLTVTVDDDGAGAAGVPEGNGVTGMRERAAAVGGSLHLEPLNVAPLHPGWRVRAVIPVAGPEREAP, from the coding sequence ATGCAGCGCCGATTCCGGGGACCGCCCACAGCAGCCATCGTGCTTTCCGTGGGCATCTTCGAGGTGGTGGGCACCGTGTTCGCCTCCGCCCGGCAACCGGACCACCGGCCGCTGGATGCCCTCGCGTTCGTCCTGCTGCTGGCGGGACCGGCCGCCCTGTCGCTCCGGCGCCGCGCCCCGCTGGTGATGCTTCCGGCCGCCGCGGCGTCCGTCGGGGCGTACCTGACCCTTGGCTATGCGTGGGGCCCGGTGTTCCTGGCGCTGGCGCTGGCATTCGTGCTCTCCGCCGCGGCCGGGAAGCGTTGGCAGACCTGGGCCGTGGCCGGCGCATGTGCAGCCCTCCTGGTGGCCGGCGCGGCAGCCGACGGCGACGAGTTCGCCCTGATCCGGGCCTTCGCCGGCACGTCGTGGCTGGCCATTCTCGTGCTGATGGGGGAGGGCATCCGGCTGCGAACCGAACGCGTGGCGGAACGGCGCCGCCAGCGCGAGGCCCGCGAACAGGCCGCACGCGACGAGTACCGGCTGGCACTGGCCCGCGACATCCACGACGTCGTTGCGCATTCCCTGTCGCTCATCAACGTCCGTGCCTCCGTGGCGCTGCACCTCGGGGAGAAGGACCCTGACCAGTTCCGCCCCGCGCTGGAGGCCATCAAAGCAGCGAGCAAGGACTCGCTGCTCGAGATCCGCCAGCTGCTGGGCGTGCTCCGTGAGGATGCCCCGCTGAGCCCGGCGCCTCCGCCGCGGCTGGACCGGATTCCCGGGCTCGCCGACGATGCCCGCCGCGCGGGGCTCGAGGTCAGCCTGGCCCAGCCGGAGGCAACTGCCGCGCAGCAGCTTCCGGACGCCGTCCAGGAGGCGGCGTACCGGATCGTCCAGGAGGCGCTGACCAACGTCGTGCGGCATTCCGGTGCCCGGAAGGCCGCCGTCGTCCTTGCCCTGGAGGGCACGACGCCGACGGGGAACCCCGGAACGCAGCTCACCGTGACCGTTGACGACGACGGCGCCGGGGCCGCCGGAGTGCCGGAAGGCAACGGGGTGACAGGGATGCGGGAGAGGGCGGCCGCCGTGGGCGGCTCGCTGCACCTGGAGCCGCTGAACGTGGCGCCGCTGCATCCGGGCTGGCGGGTCCGGGCGGTCATTCCGGTGGCTGGACCGGAGCGGGAGGCGCCGTGA
- a CDS encoding bifunctional methylenetetrahydrofolate dehydrogenase/methenyltetrahydrofolate cyclohydrolase — MTETAKTAQILDGKATAAAIKAELTERVAALKAKGVTPGLGTILVGSDPGSTWYVAGKHRDCAEVGINSIRRDLPEETTQDELLAVVRELNENPACTGYIVQLPLPKHIDQDVILEAMDPDKDADGLHPMNLGRLVANISGPMKSPLPCTPKGCVELLSRHGIDLKGKRVLVVGRGVTIGRPVGLLLTRKDVNATVVLAHTGTADLPAELRQADVVIAAAGVPHLVKAEDLKPGAIVLDVGVSRVDDGTGKAVVTGDVHPDAADVAAWLSPNPGGVGPMTRAMLLANVVETAERQAGLR; from the coding sequence GTGACTGAAACCGCAAAAACCGCGCAGATCCTTGACGGCAAGGCTACCGCCGCTGCCATCAAGGCCGAGCTGACCGAACGCGTGGCCGCACTCAAGGCCAAGGGCGTCACTCCGGGACTGGGCACCATTCTGGTGGGGTCTGACCCCGGCAGTACCTGGTACGTGGCCGGCAAGCACAGGGACTGCGCCGAGGTGGGCATCAACTCCATCCGCCGCGACCTGCCCGAGGAAACCACCCAGGACGAGCTCCTGGCCGTGGTCCGCGAGCTGAACGAGAACCCGGCCTGCACCGGCTACATCGTCCAGCTGCCGCTGCCCAAGCACATCGACCAGGACGTCATCCTGGAGGCCATGGATCCGGACAAGGACGCCGACGGCCTGCACCCGATGAACCTGGGCCGGCTCGTGGCCAACATCAGCGGCCCCATGAAGTCCCCGCTGCCCTGCACCCCCAAGGGCTGCGTGGAACTGCTCAGCCGCCACGGCATTGACCTGAAGGGCAAGCGCGTCCTAGTGGTCGGCCGCGGCGTCACCATCGGCCGGCCCGTAGGCCTGCTGCTGACCCGCAAGGATGTCAACGCCACCGTCGTGCTGGCGCACACCGGCACCGCAGACCTGCCCGCAGAACTCCGGCAGGCCGACGTCGTGATCGCCGCGGCGGGCGTGCCGCACCTGGTCAAGGCGGAGGACCTGAAGCCGGGCGCCATTGTGCTCGACGTCGGCGTGAGCCGTGTTGACGACGGCACCGGCAAGGCGGTGGTCACCGGAGACGTGCACCCCGACGCCGCCGACGTCGCCGCCTGGCTGTCCCCGAACCCGGGCGGCGTCGGTCCGATGACCCGCGCCATGCTCCTGGCCAACGTGGTGGAAACCGCGGAGCGCCAGGCAGGTCTCCGCTAG